Proteins encoded by one window of Thalassoroseus pseudoceratinae:
- a CDS encoding RNA polymerase sigma factor has protein sequence MSRQQTLNQLDLSTPPSQDGDRRRSVVDARLVDDARRGDAEAFGELVQRYERRLIRVIRRFVSDWETARDLAQETFLKTYTKLDQFDPSRRFGPWLFRAGVNLALDHLRKKKRRIRWSLFSEANTERTPDPSSPDPRHAMELSQEVRQVIDELPEKYRAVLVLRDLENFSTSDIAAILNRKEATIRWRLSEARSRFKDLWEQRVGTDFPDGSFSDHDEEDADDESF, from the coding sequence ATGTCCAGGCAACAAACGCTCAATCAACTGGATCTTTCGACACCTCCTTCACAAGACGGTGACCGCCGACGTTCCGTCGTGGATGCTCGTCTTGTTGACGATGCTCGTCGCGGAGATGCCGAGGCGTTCGGAGAATTGGTTCAACGGTACGAACGGCGGCTCATTCGTGTGATTCGTCGGTTCGTGTCCGACTGGGAAACCGCCCGCGATTTGGCTCAGGAGACATTCCTGAAGACATACACGAAGTTGGATCAATTCGATCCATCACGGAGATTCGGTCCTTGGCTTTTTCGAGCCGGCGTCAATTTGGCGTTGGACCATCTCCGCAAGAAAAAACGCCGAATCCGATGGTCGTTGTTTAGCGAGGCGAATACGGAGCGAACTCCCGATCCGAGTTCCCCCGATCCTCGGCACGCCATGGAACTGAGCCAGGAAGTCCGTCAAGTCATTGACGAACTCCCGGAAAAGTACCGAGCCGTCTTGGTTTTGCGGGATTTGGAGAATTTTTCGACTTCGGACATCGCCGCGATATTGAATCGTAAAGAAGCCACGATACGCTGGCGGTTGTCGGAGGCACGGAGCCGATTTAAAGACCTGTGGGAGCAGCGAGTCGGCACGGATTTTCCGGACGGATCATTTTCCGACCACGATGAAGAAGACGCCGACGACGAATCCTTTTAA
- a CDS encoding MlaD family protein produces the protein MNPSNSDLPTADRRVRSRNNVGTRLWWVTFLCLAVAIGITLITLKPGGPQITISFEQGHGLVIGDAVRFRGVDVGAVTGMTLANDSETIEVHVQLTPEAEAIAREGTQFWIERPELSLSRLRGIDTVVGAKYIGVAPGPDDGAKRLEFVGRETMPRLPVGRSVEVTITFPDGNGLVVGDVVKHRGIVIGEVTAVSLVEDFDGVQVTARLVGSATEIACQGSQFWIERPRVSVTEVRGLDTLVRGKYIAVRPGKGTNEHCTEFVGLDAAPPGDLSPGGLEVVLEGPKRAGLEPGAPVSYRGGKIGHVISSGLAVDAATVEVRIFIEPDYRQLVRSNTRFWSNSGFNFNIGFTGVEFNAETLSTIAAGGVSLATPDQPGPPAATGHRFALEAEPQQAWLQWQPRIPVGGSLLPDGAILPTPLRASLRWDDGIIISWTQRRTGWLLPLSDGTCLGPRDLLAPAEGSEVDTVLEANGVEVPVGTLQVAKGDSLAVCTEPDFLGEQVDRLWPIDRMRVPAAPEECVLVADAQANKLLVAAVRMSKSDEGWKLDSSLPITSEWHGGCVLSRKDGNLIGLVLVSDETARIVPLTERIVNRSHEP, from the coding sequence ATGAATCCATCGAACTCCGATCTTCCAACCGCCGACCGCCGAGTGCGGTCTCGGAATAACGTCGGGACGCGTTTGTGGTGGGTGACGTTTCTGTGTCTGGCGGTTGCCATCGGGATCACGTTGATAACCTTGAAACCGGGCGGACCGCAGATCACGATTTCGTTCGAGCAAGGTCATGGCTTGGTGATTGGTGACGCCGTGCGTTTTCGGGGCGTTGATGTGGGGGCAGTCACGGGAATGACGCTCGCAAACGATTCCGAAACCATCGAGGTTCATGTTCAACTGACACCGGAAGCGGAAGCGATTGCTCGGGAAGGAACACAATTTTGGATCGAACGGCCCGAACTGAGTCTTTCCCGTCTCCGCGGGATCGATACGGTGGTCGGGGCGAAGTACATCGGAGTGGCTCCTGGTCCGGACGACGGTGCAAAACGGTTGGAGTTCGTCGGCAGAGAGACGATGCCACGGCTTCCAGTAGGGCGATCGGTCGAGGTCACGATTACGTTTCCCGATGGAAACGGTTTGGTTGTCGGGGATGTTGTTAAGCATCGTGGCATTGTCATCGGTGAAGTGACGGCTGTCTCGCTGGTCGAAGACTTCGACGGGGTGCAAGTTACCGCGAGATTGGTGGGGTCGGCGACCGAAATTGCTTGTCAGGGCAGTCAATTCTGGATCGAACGGCCGCGGGTCAGTGTCACCGAAGTTCGTGGATTGGACACACTCGTTCGTGGCAAATACATCGCCGTGCGTCCCGGTAAAGGCACCAACGAGCATTGCACAGAATTCGTTGGTTTGGATGCTGCGCCGCCGGGGGATCTGTCGCCGGGCGGATTGGAAGTCGTGTTGGAAGGCCCAAAGCGTGCCGGTTTAGAACCGGGGGCGCCCGTGAGTTACCGAGGTGGCAAGATTGGTCATGTCATTTCCTCGGGACTAGCCGTCGATGCGGCCACCGTGGAAGTTCGGATATTCATTGAACCCGACTATCGGCAACTCGTCCGATCAAACACACGGTTTTGGAGCAACAGCGGATTCAATTTCAACATCGGTTTTACCGGTGTCGAATTCAACGCGGAAACGCTCTCAACGATAGCTGCCGGAGGAGTCTCTCTGGCCACACCGGATCAACCGGGGCCACCCGCTGCGACGGGGCATCGATTTGCACTGGAAGCCGAACCGCAGCAAGCATGGCTCCAGTGGCAGCCTCGGATTCCGGTCGGCGGTTCGCTATTGCCCGATGGTGCCATTCTTCCCACACCGCTACGTGCGAGTCTCCGGTGGGACGATGGAATCATCATCAGTTGGACGCAGCGAAGAACCGGTTGGCTGTTGCCATTATCCGATGGCACTTGTCTCGGTCCGAGAGATTTGCTCGCCCCCGCTGAAGGCAGTGAAGTCGACACCGTTCTTGAGGCGAACGGTGTCGAGGTGCCGGTTGGAACACTCCAAGTTGCCAAGGGAGATTCACTCGCGGTTTGCACGGAACCTGATTTTCTAGGGGAGCAGGTCGACCGTCTCTGGCCGATTGACCGAATGAGAGTTCCGGCAGCTCCCGAAGAATGCGTTCTAGTGGCCGACGCTCAAGCGAACAAGCTGCTTGTGGCGGCCGTCCGCATGAGCAAGTCAGACGAAGGTTGGAAACTCGATTCCTCATTGCCAATTACGTCGGAATGGCACGGAGGCTGTGTTCTGTCACGGAAGGACGGCAACCTGATCGGTCTAGTCTTGGTCTCGGACGAAACCGCCCGCATTGTTCCGCTGACCGAACGCATCGTGAACCGCTCTCACGAGCCGTAG
- a CDS encoding UvrD-helicase domain-containing protein, whose amino-acid sequence MVSCEISRSFPNTLIRASAGTGKTYQLAHRFLALLVAGERPDHVLAATFARKAAGEILDRVLLRLADASLDSDAWADLETQLRLQLDEEEYELHNCVGMLRRVIDQLHRLRIGTLDSFFIQIAGSFGLDLGLQPGWSILEEVQDQILRDLAVQEVLTEGTVAESVALLRLLGKGNVASSVNNQLLRAISDAYEIYRETRGSDPSSADIPATWNQIPRRKPLSEAELQSAIEALEDAAWPDDKRFRKAGGSNLDSAREEDWPSFLSKGLASKLAAGESQFYRKDIPENLVEIYRPLIEHAQAVILSRLANQAEATWKLLDRFHTAYSRLKFDRRGLRFEDVTRLLADTATRLDETEMAYRMDMPVCQMLLDEFQDTSLAQWAVVRPFAENASSDPQRSLFCVGDVKQAIYGWRGGVSELLDHVGSDIEGIETIPLDRSFRSSQVVIDAVNATFETLAKNEIIGGKYPDVAHVWSERFQSHSTARDFPGYVTLQTASAVEEGGDQSQETLRYAAAQVAELHRAHPQHTIGVLARTNAAVGRLIYELRQHHEIVASEEGGNPLVDSPAVTLVLSLLTIADHPGDTIARFHVAESPWGKLLSFTDWTNDETAKTLSLEVRTSLLERGYGPTIYGFAQQLAPFCDERDLRRLMQLVELAYGYESQATEQTEDFLRTVDATKVEDPTAAKVRVMNVHQSKGLQFDIVVLPELDSKIIPQRPAIMVGRESAIAPIDIVSPYPATEVQAILPPRFETMVQDWETAAVNESLCLLYVAMTRAVHALHMIVRPDEKARSLHATFAGLLRSALTDGSPTCPTETVLWEHGDPEWADDSIEDSPSSSSPQPEDFSIRLQSSTSRQRHLPRERPSQLDDHSDQLFDVDFNSPQSSGATRGRLWHLWFEQIHWLTGMPDLARLRRIAMRVSREDMDWETELAAFQTAIAVPRIARLLSREEYTNAEDIWPAEIATRITPNAAIVRTEFPLAVRLEDRLVSGQIDRLVLFRNGTEVVAADIIDFKTDRLAKGSVENIDNLVKHYEPQQLAYRDAISKMYHLNPSAIANRLVFTEPSQVISIT is encoded by the coding sequence ATGGTCTCGTGTGAAATTTCTCGGTCATTCCCGAATACGTTGATCCGCGCGTCTGCCGGCACGGGGAAGACATACCAACTGGCTCACCGGTTTTTGGCCCTGCTTGTTGCAGGCGAGCGACCGGATCACGTGCTGGCCGCCACTTTCGCCCGCAAAGCCGCCGGAGAAATCCTTGACCGTGTGCTGTTGCGACTCGCGGACGCCTCGCTCGACTCAGATGCTTGGGCCGATCTCGAGACGCAGCTTCGACTCCAACTCGACGAGGAGGAATACGAACTCCACAATTGCGTCGGGATGTTGCGACGTGTAATCGACCAACTCCACCGATTGCGAATCGGCACGCTCGATAGTTTCTTCATCCAAATCGCCGGAAGTTTCGGCTTGGATTTGGGGCTGCAACCGGGTTGGTCAATTCTTGAAGAAGTTCAGGATCAAATCCTCCGCGATCTTGCCGTGCAAGAGGTGTTGACTGAAGGAACCGTGGCCGAATCCGTGGCGTTGTTGCGTCTGTTGGGCAAGGGGAATGTCGCGAGTTCCGTCAATAATCAGTTGTTGCGAGCGATCTCGGACGCCTACGAAATCTATCGAGAAACTCGCGGGAGCGATCCGTCATCGGCCGACATACCGGCGACATGGAACCAAATTCCGCGTCGGAAACCGCTGTCGGAAGCGGAACTGCAATCGGCAATAGAAGCGTTGGAAGATGCTGCTTGGCCAGACGACAAGCGTTTTCGCAAAGCCGGTGGCAGCAATTTGGATTCTGCTCGCGAAGAGGATTGGCCTTCGTTTCTCAGCAAGGGATTAGCAAGTAAGTTAGCTGCCGGGGAGTCGCAGTTTTATCGAAAGGATATCCCCGAGAATCTCGTCGAAATCTACAGGCCACTGATCGAACACGCCCAAGCCGTTATTTTGTCGAGACTCGCCAATCAGGCGGAGGCAACTTGGAAACTACTGGACCGTTTCCACACGGCATACTCCCGGCTCAAGTTCGACCGGCGCGGATTGCGATTTGAAGATGTCACCAGACTACTAGCCGACACCGCGACTCGGCTCGACGAAACCGAAATGGCGTACCGGATGGACATGCCGGTCTGTCAGATGCTGTTGGACGAATTTCAGGATACATCGCTGGCTCAATGGGCGGTGGTTCGCCCGTTCGCCGAGAATGCTTCGAGTGATCCACAACGTTCCCTGTTCTGCGTCGGCGACGTGAAGCAAGCAATTTACGGTTGGCGGGGCGGGGTCTCGGAATTGCTGGATCACGTAGGCAGCGACATCGAAGGAATTGAGACGATTCCACTCGACCGCAGCTTCCGTTCGAGTCAAGTTGTCATCGACGCCGTCAACGCAACGTTTGAGACGCTGGCGAAAAACGAGATCATCGGCGGGAAATACCCCGATGTGGCCCACGTGTGGTCGGAGCGATTCCAATCGCATAGCACCGCACGCGATTTCCCCGGTTATGTCACCTTGCAAACCGCATCGGCAGTCGAGGAGGGGGGTGATCAATCCCAGGAGACGTTGCGGTACGCAGCGGCTCAAGTCGCGGAACTTCATCGAGCTCACCCGCAACACACGATCGGGGTCTTGGCTCGCACGAACGCGGCCGTCGGGCGATTGATCTACGAACTCCGTCAGCATCATGAAATTGTTGCCAGTGAAGAAGGTGGGAATCCCCTGGTCGATTCCCCTGCGGTCACTTTAGTGCTTTCACTGCTGACGATTGCCGATCACCCGGGAGATACGATCGCAAGGTTCCACGTTGCCGAATCTCCTTGGGGAAAACTGCTTTCATTCACGGATTGGACAAACGACGAGACCGCCAAAACTCTGTCATTGGAAGTCCGAACGTCGCTGTTGGAACGCGGCTACGGACCCACGATCTACGGTTTCGCCCAGCAACTCGCACCATTTTGCGATGAACGGGATCTTCGCCGCCTGATGCAACTCGTCGAGTTGGCCTACGGTTACGAATCGCAAGCGACAGAGCAAACGGAAGACTTCTTGCGAACAGTGGATGCCACGAAAGTCGAAGACCCGACAGCTGCGAAAGTGCGGGTGATGAACGTGCATCAATCCAAGGGCTTGCAGTTCGACATCGTGGTTTTGCCGGAGTTGGATTCGAAGATTATTCCACAGCGACCGGCAATCATGGTCGGTCGCGAGTCGGCCATTGCGCCGATTGACATCGTGAGCCCGTATCCCGCGACGGAGGTGCAAGCGATCTTGCCACCGCGTTTCGAAACGATGGTGCAGGATTGGGAAACCGCTGCGGTCAATGAATCGCTGTGTCTGTTGTACGTGGCGATGACTCGTGCGGTGCATGCGTTGCACATGATCGTGCGACCCGACGAGAAAGCCCGCAGCTTGCATGCGACCTTCGCCGGTTTGCTTCGGTCCGCGTTGACGGACGGTTCTCCAACGTGCCCGACTGAAACGGTTCTCTGGGAGCACGGCGATCCCGAGTGGGCCGATGATTCGATCGAGGATTCGCCGTCTTCCTCATCACCCCAACCCGAGGACTTTTCGATTCGGTTGCAATCGTCCACGTCTCGTCAGCGTCATCTTCCGCGTGAGCGTCCATCGCAACTCGATGACCATTCCGATCAATTGTTCGATGTGGACTTCAACTCCCCCCAAAGTTCGGGAGCCACACGCGGGCGGCTTTGGCATTTGTGGTTTGAGCAGATCCATTGGCTCACCGGAATGCCGGACCTTGCACGATTGCGTCGCATTGCAATGCGGGTTTCGCGGGAAGACATGGATTGGGAAACCGAGTTGGCAGCATTTCAAACGGCTATCGCGGTTCCGCGAATTGCCCGTCTTCTTTCTCGTGAGGAGTACACGAACGCCGAAGACATCTGGCCAGCCGAAATCGCCACGCGAATCACACCGAACGCTGCAATCGTCCGAACGGAATTCCCACTCGCGGTCCGTTTGGAAGATCGACTGGTGAGCGGTCAGATCGACCGTCTCGTGCTTTTCCGCAATGGAACGGAAGTCGTGGCCGCCGACATCATCGACTTCAAAACGGACCGCCTCGCGAAAGGAAGTGTGGAGAACATAGACAATCTAGTAAAACACTACGAACCACAGCAGCTCGCTTATCGCGATGCGATTTCGAAAATGTACCACTTAAATCCATCTGCAATTGCCAATCGGCTCGTGTTTACGGAGCCTTCGCAAGTCATCTCAATCACGTGA
- a CDS encoding paraquat-inducible protein A, with product MRRTAAAALGSFFLFWPAILLPILKVEQFGHQSSASILSGTLEMLRDGEWFVGSVILLFSVVFPLVKLVLLLELCWLELLHARHRRIVYWIVEHIGRWSMLDVMLLALLVMLVKVGDLVDFQIGPASVAFVLCVMMSMVASLSFDPHSIWAPQESRSSAS from the coding sequence GTGCGTCGCACCGCCGCCGCCGCGCTCGGATCATTCTTTTTGTTTTGGCCCGCGATCTTGCTGCCGATCTTGAAAGTCGAACAATTTGGACATCAGTCCTCAGCAAGTATTCTTTCCGGAACGTTGGAAATGCTTCGTGACGGGGAGTGGTTTGTCGGCAGTGTGATCTTGCTGTTTTCCGTGGTCTTCCCATTGGTCAAATTAGTGTTGTTACTAGAGCTGTGTTGGCTTGAACTACTTCATGCCCGGCACCGGCGCATTGTGTATTGGATAGTCGAGCACATTGGACGGTGGAGTATGCTCGATGTGATGCTTCTGGCTCTATTGGTGATGTTGGTCAAAGTTGGCGATTTAGTCGACTTCCAAATTGGACCAGCGTCGGTGGCATTTGTCTTATGTGTGATGATGAGCATGGTGGCGTCTTTGTCGTTTGATCCGCATTCGATTTGGGCTCCGCAAGAGTCGCGGAGTTCTGCATCATGA
- a CDS encoding anti-sigma factor family protein gives MNCQQARSQIALWVGDDLDASAWESVQEHVRRCPSCQSYQTRMQRMLELLGASDDSQDPSAESELSHDSLWPALAAQLPKPQRKPRSDEFNGWIPAFAMAAVCMVMVFAVSRVPQRTDDAGWTWGNRKGVSSELNVAPVWFRSESNGANTEGGMSARDSLMDLDVGPDSFSNTLPRPQMIYVTE, from the coding sequence ATGAACTGTCAACAAGCACGGTCGCAGATTGCTCTGTGGGTTGGCGACGACTTGGACGCATCCGCCTGGGAAAGTGTGCAAGAGCATGTCCGCCGTTGTCCCAGTTGTCAGTCTTACCAAACGCGAATGCAGAGAATGCTCGAATTGTTGGGCGCGAGCGACGACAGCCAAGATCCATCGGCGGAGAGTGAGTTGTCTCACGATAGTCTTTGGCCGGCGTTGGCTGCTCAGCTTCCCAAACCGCAACGCAAACCCCGCAGCGATGAATTTAACGGGTGGATTCCGGCATTCGCGATGGCGGCTGTTTGTATGGTGATGGTGTTCGCGGTAAGTCGGGTTCCGCAGCGAACTGATGATGCCGGTTGGACTTGGGGAAATCGGAAAGGCGTGAGTTCCGAGTTGAACGTGGCACCAGTCTGGTTCCGGTCGGAATCAAACGGTGCGAACACCGAGGGTGGGATGTCGGCGAGGGATTCGCTGATGGATTTGGACGTAGGGCCGGATTCCTTCTCCAATACACTCCCCCGACCGCAAATGATCTACGTCACTGAGTAA
- a CDS encoding thioredoxin family protein — MTRMERIGLVAVLLGCFHATWQIDRSDAAEYWQHDFEKALAEAKSSGKPMLLHFHAEWCQPCQSMERTVLNTEEVRSRLQNAVIGVKIDVDHHRAFAKALGVERLPSDLFLTPGGDKLSLHEGMSSESTYVQRIDSVAKQFAPKVLAESKSSTKKSKNKPLILTVDDSLGLAGYCPVTLAETQDWVEGSEKFVAEHAGLTYQFQTQAALRKFRKSPMDFVPGYFGCDPIELHENREAVQGDIQFGAFYQDRFYMLSSEENQTKFLADPARYTGKDFEIRIERVRQMVSLIDHSHMLPQ, encoded by the coding sequence ATGACGCGGATGGAGCGTATCGGACTGGTTGCAGTCCTTCTTGGTTGTTTTCACGCGACTTGGCAAATTGATCGTAGCGACGCGGCAGAATATTGGCAGCATGATTTCGAGAAAGCGTTGGCGGAAGCGAAGTCTTCCGGCAAACCCATGTTGCTGCACTTTCATGCGGAATGGTGCCAACCCTGCCAATCGATGGAACGGACGGTTCTGAACACGGAAGAGGTCCGCTCACGACTGCAAAATGCTGTCATTGGTGTCAAAATTGACGTCGATCACCATCGAGCATTCGCGAAAGCCCTTGGTGTGGAGCGTCTGCCCAGTGATTTGTTCCTCACTCCCGGTGGCGACAAACTTTCGTTGCACGAAGGGATGTCTAGCGAATCAACTTACGTGCAGCGAATCGACTCCGTTGCGAAACAGTTTGCTCCCAAGGTCTTGGCGGAGAGCAAGTCCAGCACGAAGAAAAGCAAAAACAAACCGCTGATTCTCACCGTCGATGACAGTCTCGGTTTGGCTGGTTACTGTCCGGTTACGTTGGCCGAAACGCAAGATTGGGTCGAAGGAAGCGAGAAATTCGTTGCCGAACATGCCGGCTTGACCTACCAGTTCCAGACCCAAGCCGCATTACGGAAATTTCGCAAATCGCCAATGGACTTCGTACCGGGTTACTTCGGTTGCGATCCCATTGAGTTGCACGAAAACCGTGAAGCCGTTCAAGGGGATATTCAATTCGGTGCGTTCTACCAAGACCGCTTCTATATGTTGTCTTCCGAAGAGAACCAAACAAAATTCCTCGCCGACCCCGCACGCTACACAGGCAAGGATTTTGAGATTCGGATCGAACGTGTTCGCCAGATGGTCAGCTTGATTGATCACTCCCACATGCTTCCGCAGTAG
- a CDS encoding FmdB family zinc ribbon protein, whose amino-acid sequence MPLFEFRCPACDNQFEYLVRGQESVQCPKCQNAKPEKLMSAAAAHGFKSASLPVSSACPPSDAPPCRPNCCRIPQ is encoded by the coding sequence ATGCCGCTTTTTGAGTTCCGCTGCCCCGCTTGTGACAATCAGTTTGAGTACCTGGTCCGCGGGCAAGAGTCCGTACAATGCCCGAAATGTCAGAATGCGAAGCCGGAAAAGCTGATGAGTGCCGCCGCCGCACATGGGTTCAAGAGTGCGTCGCTGCCGGTTTCTTCCGCGTGTCCCCCCAGCGACGCACCGCCCTGTCGGCCGAACTGCTGCCGAATTCCGCAGTAG
- a CDS encoding ABC transporter permease, translating to MRSKMNGGGLSRTWHLARKDLLLQARDRKAMLIMLAMPLVFIAIIGFSVGEMAGWQGETQGLKIAVVNECRDELSEKVIAALTKRDGVRIDLVADRKTAETRVQRQQSDVGLLIGSNFRAKSDQLHLGDVLDPRSGRLSAGIQAFDMQVVHKDSLVNVGGIAEQLIYAETIQTLAPHVAAKNQFTKQMLQDARENDRQQVADTAAESPPVGGAKLTYQQLVPAYTVLFVFFLITIMARSFLSEREQGTLRRLRLAPLRPYQLLIGKTLPFFLLSLVQTGLLFFAGHWLFGMELGGRPWLLVPTVLMTSLTATALGLMTATLVRTDSQVSAYAIFMLLTMGAISGCLMPRELLPTAMQKASLITPHAWALIAFEEILQNQIPNLEQIVICWSALGLFSVLFFSIGCQRFATVDQPAIA from the coding sequence ATGAGGTCCAAGATGAACGGCGGCGGTTTGAGCCGAACTTGGCACTTGGCACGTAAAGACTTGCTACTGCAAGCCCGTGATCGCAAAGCTATGCTGATCATGTTGGCAATGCCGTTGGTCTTTATTGCGATCATTGGGTTTTCGGTCGGTGAGATGGCCGGTTGGCAGGGCGAGACCCAAGGGCTGAAGATCGCCGTCGTCAATGAATGTCGCGATGAACTCAGCGAGAAGGTGATTGCCGCTCTTACAAAACGTGACGGCGTGCGGATCGATCTGGTCGCTGACCGCAAAACCGCCGAAACACGTGTGCAACGCCAGCAGTCGGATGTTGGGTTGCTGATCGGTTCCAACTTTCGAGCGAAGTCCGACCAATTGCATTTGGGGGATGTGCTCGATCCTCGGTCTGGCCGGTTGTCAGCCGGGATTCAGGCGTTCGACATGCAAGTGGTCCACAAGGATTCGCTGGTGAATGTGGGCGGGATCGCCGAGCAACTGATCTATGCGGAAACGATTCAAACGCTTGCGCCGCATGTGGCGGCGAAGAATCAATTCACGAAGCAGATGCTCCAAGATGCCCGTGAAAACGATCGGCAACAAGTCGCTGACACGGCCGCAGAATCACCTCCGGTCGGTGGAGCGAAGTTGACGTATCAGCAACTCGTGCCGGCGTATACGGTTTTGTTTGTGTTCTTTCTGATCACGATTATGGCACGTTCGTTTCTCAGCGAACGTGAACAAGGAACACTCAGGCGATTGCGTCTTGCACCGTTGCGTCCTTATCAACTTTTGATCGGCAAAACGCTTCCATTCTTTTTGCTGTCATTAGTGCAAACCGGACTGCTGTTTTTTGCCGGTCATTGGTTGTTCGGCATGGAACTCGGTGGCCGACCCTGGTTGCTTGTGCCAACGGTCTTGATGACCTCTCTCACAGCGACCGCGTTGGGACTGATGACTGCCACGCTCGTACGGACGGATTCGCAAGTTTCGGCGTACGCAATCTTCATGTTGCTGACGATGGGGGCAATTAGCGGTTGCCTGATGCCTCGCGAGTTGCTGCCAACCGCGATGCAGAAAGCCAGCCTGATTACTCCGCATGCCTGGGCTTTGATCGCCTTCGAAGAAATCCTTCAGAACCAGATTCCGAATTTGGAACAAATCGTGATCTGTTGGTCGGCATTGGGACTATTCTCTGTCCTGTTTTTTAGCATTGGATGTCAGCGGTTTGCCACGGTCGACCAACCTGCGATCGCTTGA